The genomic segment CCTGTCCCTTGACATGTGACCGTCAGCCGCCACGTAGACCTCGCATCCGATTATCGGCTTTACGCCGGCCGCGAGGCAGCTCTCGTAAAAATCGACCACCCCGTACATGGCGCCGTGATCCGTCATGGCGACGGCGGGCATTCCGAACTCCGCCGTTTTGGAGGCGAGGTCCCGACAGCGTATCGCGCCGTCGAGCAGGCTGTACTCGGTGTGAACGTGCAGGTGAACAAACTCTCTTGCCATCTGTCAGTTACTCTCCATTTCCGTCAAATCCCCGTCCTGTTCGGAGGGAGATTCTTCTCTTTTGACCATCACGACCTCCCCGTCCGTCCACCTGAGGACCTCGTCGACAAGGTCCTCGAATGGGAGCCTCTCCTGGCCGGCGGGTACCGACCTCGGACGCTCCACTGCGGGGGGCCGGGGCTTCCTCTCCGCGGGCGGAGGCTCGGTTGTCGCCTCGTCGGCATTCGGCGTCTCGGCCTCGGGGTCTTCCTCTCCGTACCTGCAGCTCTCGTCCCTCCACTTGACCAGGAGCTCCTTGTCTTTTCCAAGGACGCCCCGGGCCGCGGAGAGGAGCTGGTGTCCGTTTCTCTCCGAGGAGAGGGTGGCGAAGCCGTAGGCGGCATCGTCCGGCAGGGTGATCTCCGCGACGTTGCCCTTCAGTTCGATCTCTGCCTCCACCAGCAGACAGCCGAGATGCAGGTGATCGGAGAAAAGATGCCTCTCGAACTCCCTCCACGCCTCCTCGGACAGAGGTCCGTCCCTCGGGGGCGCAGGTTCTTTCTGGAGAGCGGGAGGGCTTTCGGCGGCCGCCGTCCTTACAGGCGCGGCAGGCTTGGGAACGGGCTCGGCCTTCTCGGCAGGCGGCGTCGGTTTGGCTGGAACATCATCCCGCACCGACCTCGGTCTCTCCTCCAGCCGCACCTCTGCGGGCGGAAGCGTAGCCAAGGCGCGGCACTCCAGGACCTTCGCGGCCAGCAGGCCGGACAGGACGTCCGTCCTCATGCCCGTGCGCACCTGCGGGATCAGCTTCGAGCAGTAGAGCATCATTTCGGAAAGCTGCTCGAGGGTCCACTCGTCGACCTCCCTGGAGAGGAAGTCCGCCTCGCTCACGGAGAGGAAGAGGGGTTCTATCACCAGTTCTCCCCATCTCTTAACCGCCCATAGGTTTCTGAACAGCAGGAAGACGCCCTCCACGATCCTCTGAGGGGAGGCTCCCTTCTGGAACATCGACACCAAGCAGGCGAAGGGCTCGACCTCCTCCTCCTTGATCGAGGCGACCCATCTCTCGAGGTCCGAGAGGGTGCCGCCGCCGAGCAGGCTGTCGACGGCCTCCTTGGAGACCTCCCCGTTGCCGAGAGTCATTGCCTGCTCCATCAGGGAGAGGGCGTCGCGGAGGGCGCCGTCGGAGTTTCTGGCGAGTTCGCGGATCGCCTCCGGGTCGAAGGGGGCCTTCTCCTCGACGGCGACTTGCTCCAGGCGGGCGCACATGGACCTCATGTCGATTCTCTGGAAGGGTATGTGCTGACAGCGTGATCGTATCGTCGCCGGTATCTTGTGAGGCTCCGTCGTGGCCAGTATGAACGCGACTAAGGGAGGAGGCTCCTCCAGCGTCTTCAGCAGGGCGTTGAAGGCCGAGATGGATAGCATGTGGACCTCGTCGATTATGTAGACCTTCCACTTGGCCGAGAAGGGTGACAGGGAGACGTGGGTCTTGAGCTCGCGTATCTCCTCCACCCCGTTGTTCGAGGCACCGTCGATCTCGATCACGTCGAGGCTCTCGCCCGCGCTTATGGAGACGCACTGTTCGCAGCTGCCGCACGGCTCGTAGCCGTCCTTTAGGTCGAGGCAGTTGAGTGCCTTGGCCAATAGCCGGGCGGCCGAGGTCTTGCCGCAACCCCTCGGCCCGGAAAAAAGCCACGCGTGTCCAATTTTTCCCCGTTGCAGCGTCTTCTTAAGGACATCGACGACCGTCTCCTGGCCTGCGATCTCCTCGAAGGTCTGCGGTCTGTAACGGCGATATAGAGATACGGACATGGATATTCCCCTTTTGTCTTGTGAAAATCAAAAAAGCAAAGACGGGCGGGGAGCGAGAGCGTCCCCTTCCCGTCCTTATTGTACCATTCGAAATCAGCGGTTGTAGCCGGAGCTCGGGTGTCTGTCCCTTGCCGCCAGGAGGGCCTCTACAAGGGACTCGCGAAGGTTGGACAGCGGGGTTGTTCCTTCCGGAAGGGGCTCGCGCGCCGCCAGGACAGGCCCGATGCGGAGCGCCTTCGCCCCTCCTATCTCAAGGACTTGGATGTCGTAGGGGGGTGTCTCCATCTGGAGGGAGCTCTCGATCGACTCGAAGAGTTTCTCGAGGACGATTCGTCCCTCCTCCCCGGCCGATGAGCGGCATACCTCCATCCCGTCGACGGTCAGGACCAGGTCTCCTCCCTCCGGGCGGATAGCCGGGCGCAAAAGGCGCAGGGCTTTTTTTCTCTCAAGGGGTACTCTCATCTCCTCGGCCATGTCGACGATGTAGTGCAATCGCTCGGAAAGCTCCGGGTGGGTGGCGTAGACGCCGAGGTCCACAATGGGGCGCTTTATCTGGTCGTATATCATAGCCTCCAGGGTCGTGACCATGGCGGCGGGCGGAAAGCCGGCGGAGACGAGCATCTTGAATCCCTCTTTGTCCGCCTCCCTCTCCAGGTCCATGCTGTAGGCGTTCGTCACAGCCACCTGAAGCAGATTCGTAAGGATCATGGGGCCGACGGCGCCTCTAGAGGCGATCATCAACGCAAGGGCCGCCACCGAGACCCGGGAGGAGCGGGCGGCCTGTTTCATCACGTGGTTTCTGTCCGCGTGCACAAGCTCGTGCGCCATTATCGCCGCGATCTCGGCGTCCGTACGCAGAAAATCCAGCATGCCGGTTGAAAAATAGATTATCCCGCCCGGCAGGCAGAAGGCGTTTACCATTTTGTCGCGAATCATTCGGACTTCGTATGGAAGGGGCCTTGTTGTGAAGGGTACCAGCTTGGCCAGAGTCAACTCGAGCCGGGCCATCTGAACCGGGTCGGCGGTCGTCTCCCATCTTTTTTCCAACTCGGCGGAGACTTTTTTTCCAAGGGCAATCTCTTTCTCCATGCTGTCGGCGAAGGATATAGAGACCGACATAAGGAGAAGCAGGGCTGTTTGAAGCAAAAACTGCAGAGGGCGGAAGCGTCTCATCTTGTGTGCTCCTTTGAATGAGGGCACTCTTTGATTGATCGGCAGGAGATCATACTCCTCCGGATTTGGAGTAGCCTTTAAGCGCCTCTTTTCCGCGGCTCAACCCGGCCATCTGGCTTCTGAGGGACTCCAGGTGCTTCTCCATTAGCTCCTGCACCCGGATCTCCTGCTCCAGGACTTTTCCGGCTACATCGTGTATGACGGAGAGGGAGGCTTTGAGGTCCTCCGCACCGTCGCCCAGCAGCTCCCCGAGCCTTCCCCAGAAGATGGGGCCGTCTCTCCCCTCCTGGAGGCCCATAGAGGTGGACAGGGAGCTCCACTGTTCGTGTATCTTCTCCTGGCGGGAGATGACGTCCTGCTTTTCCTGGAGGACGGTGAGCAGGCACTTCATGTCCTCGGCGAGCACGCACTCCTCCTCTTTCTCGACGAGGAGGGCGAGCTCGTTGAAGAGGGCCAGCTCCGAGGATACGAGGCTGGACAGGACCTCCCGGATATCAGCCTGCGACATTAAGACCTCCGGCCGGGACGGTGCCTCGCTCCATCGTGTCCAGGACGGGGGTAGCGCCCTGGATGACCGCGGGCTTCTCAACCCCCGCCTCCTCGGCGAGCTTGATGATGGCCTCCTCCCAAGTTGTGCGGAGTTCTTCGAGCATTCCTCTCACTACCGCGACCTTTTCCCCGTCCTTGTCGACATTGGCCTCGACCAGCATGAGGTACATGAAGTCGTAGAGCCTCATCAGGTTCGTCGTGACCTCGTCCCCCTCCTGGACCCTGAGAGTGACCATGAGCTCTCGTATGACGTTCTGAGCCCTCTGCAGGTTGTTGTTGGCCTCGTCGATCAGCCCTGCCTGCATAGCGCTCTCCGCACCCATGCAGCTCTTGATCCCTATGTCGTATGTTATGAGAAGAAGCTGCTCCCTGGAGGCCGTGTTAATTTTATTAGACAGGTACACAGCCTGTGCGTACTGTGTGTTCTTCGCGTCCATCGTATATTCTCACTCCTTCCCCGTCCTTTGTGTCGGAGGTCCGC from the Synergistaceae bacterium genome contains:
- a CDS encoding flagellar protein FlgN: MSQADIREVLSSLVSSELALFNELALLVEKEEECVLAEDMKCLLTVLQEKQDVISRQEKIHEQWSSLSTSMGLQEGRDGPIFWGRLGELLGDGAEDLKASLSVIHDVAGKVLEQEIRVQELMEKHLESLRSQMAGLSRGKEALKGYSKSGGV
- a CDS encoding M48 family metalloprotease; this encodes MRRFRPLQFLLQTALLLLMSVSISFADSMEKEIALGKKVSAELEKRWETTADPVQMARLELTLAKLVPFTTRPLPYEVRMIRDKMVNAFCLPGGIIYFSTGMLDFLRTDAEIAAIMAHELVHADRNHVMKQAARSSRVSVAALALMIASRGAVGPMILTNLLQVAVTNAYSMDLEREADKEGFKMLVSAGFPPAAMVTTLEAMIYDQIKRPIVDLGVYATHPELSERLHYIVDMAEEMRVPLERKKALRLLRPAIRPEGGDLVLTVDGMEVCRSSAGEEGRIVLEKLFESIESSLQMETPPYDIQVLEIGGAKALRIGPVLAAREPLPEGTTPLSNLRESLVEALLAARDRHPSSGYNR
- the fliS gene encoding flagellar export chaperone FliS, which codes for MDAKNTQYAQAVYLSNKINTASREQLLLITYDIGIKSCMGAESAMQAGLIDEANNNLQRAQNVIRELMVTLRVQEGDEVTTNLMRLYDFMYLMLVEANVDKDGEKVAVVRGMLEELRTTWEEAIIKLAEEAGVEKPAVIQGATPVLDTMERGTVPAGGLNVAG
- the dnaX gene encoding DNA polymerase III subunit gamma/tau, whose translation is MSVSLYRRYRPQTFEEIAGQETVVDVLKKTLQRGKIGHAWLFSGPRGCGKTSAARLLAKALNCLDLKDGYEPCGSCEQCVSISAGESLDVIEIDGASNNGVEEIRELKTHVSLSPFSAKWKVYIIDEVHMLSISAFNALLKTLEEPPPLVAFILATTEPHKIPATIRSRCQHIPFQRIDMRSMCARLEQVAVEEKAPFDPEAIRELARNSDGALRDALSLMEQAMTLGNGEVSKEAVDSLLGGGTLSDLERWVASIKEEEVEPFACLVSMFQKGASPQRIVEGVFLLFRNLWAVKRWGELVIEPLFLSVSEADFLSREVDEWTLEQLSEMMLYCSKLIPQVRTGMRTDVLSGLLAAKVLECRALATLPPAEVRLEERPRSVRDDVPAKPTPPAEKAEPVPKPAAPVRTAAAESPPALQKEPAPPRDGPLSEEAWREFERHLFSDHLHLGCLLVEAEIELKGNVAEITLPDDAAYGFATLSSERNGHQLLSAARGVLGKDKELLVKWRDESCRYGEEDPEAETPNADEATTEPPPAERKPRPPAVERPRSVPAGQERLPFEDLVDEVLRWTDGEVVMVKREESPSEQDGDLTEMESN